The proteins below come from a single Streptomyces sp. M92 genomic window:
- a CDS encoding LysR family transcriptional regulator, producing MDLDMARVRAFVHTAEELHFGRAAGRLAISQQALSKRIARLESQLGTELFRRGGNGVHLTDAGQRFLAPARQAVDAADIAVAAAFGNDRPLRVDVWGHLYAPMRTLAQVAGHAGELVLGHGRDLPSVTTALLHGAIDAAFGRVHPPLPSDLAHRLVRLEPVDAVLSTDHPFAAASALRPEQLRGSVLRTPGALHRLDFLHRFVDRFGIENTAPGVNLGLAHFLAEVAAEPRQFSLLPADVSLPDVPGLRSVPLVEPTPLYAWSLLWRSGNGHPGLNGLAAACAEEAGRSRWLEYDPARDWLPEPPAGGPGSE from the coding sequence GTGGATCTCGACATGGCGCGGGTGCGTGCCTTCGTGCACACCGCCGAGGAACTGCACTTCGGCCGGGCGGCCGGGAGGCTCGCCATATCCCAGCAGGCGCTCTCCAAGAGGATCGCGCGGCTGGAATCCCAGCTCGGCACCGAGCTGTTCCGGCGCGGCGGCAACGGCGTGCACCTCACCGATGCCGGACAGCGCTTCCTCGCGCCGGCCCGGCAGGCCGTGGACGCCGCCGACATCGCCGTCGCGGCAGCGTTCGGCAACGACCGCCCGCTGCGCGTGGACGTCTGGGGGCACCTCTACGCGCCGATGCGGACGCTGGCCCAAGTCGCCGGACACGCGGGGGAGCTGGTGTTGGGGCACGGCCGCGATCTGCCGTCGGTGACAACGGCACTGCTGCACGGTGCCATCGACGCGGCCTTCGGCCGAGTCCACCCCCCGCTGCCCTCCGACCTTGCCCACCGCCTCGTCCGCCTCGAACCCGTCGACGCGGTGCTGAGCACCGACCACCCATTCGCGGCCGCGTCGGCTCTGAGGCCGGAGCAGTTGCGCGGGAGCGTTCTGCGGACACCCGGTGCGCTGCACCGACTCGACTTCCTCCACCGTTTCGTCGACCGATTCGGCATCGAGAACACGGCCCCGGGCGTCAACCTCGGGCTCGCTCACTTCCTCGCCGAAGTGGCGGCGGAACCACGGCAGTTCTCGCTGCTGCCCGCCGACGTGTCACTGCCGGACGTCCCCGGCCTGCGCTCCGTCCCCCTGGTCGAGCCCACGCCGCTGTACGCCTGGTCGCTGCTGTGGCGCTCCGGAAACGGGCACCCGGGGCTGAACGGCCTGGCCGCCGCCTGCGCTGAGGAAGCGGGACGAAGCCGATGGCTGGAGTACGACCCGGCCCGCGACTGGCTGCCTGAACCACCCGCGGGCGGTCCCGGATCTGAGTGA
- a CDS encoding ABC transporter substrate-binding protein — protein sequence MPYTKRRRLVTSAVAVALGASTLAACGSSDDGGDAQSGPVSLTYWTWTPGMDKVVDLWNKGPGKEQQITVTVKKQASGDTLVTKILTAHKAGQAPDLVQAEYQALPTLVSNDALADISGEVDDVKGKFADGVWQQTTLGTDAVYAVPQDIGPMMFYYREDLFEQYGLDVPATWEEFARTARELKKAAPDKDLTTFSANDSGLFAGLAQQAGARWWTTEGQKWKVGIDDEATRKVADFWGGLVEEGAIDNQPMYTPAWNKALNTGKHIAWVSAVWAPGTLTTAAPDTKGKWAMAPLPQWSGSENRTGSWGGSSTAVTTDSDHREAAAKFAEWLNTDADALGALAKEGGIYPASTSAQLSGAFAQPPEFFANQPDFYTKAAVIAKTTTPSAWGPNVNVAYTSFKDAFGAAAKNKSDFSAALRTMQEETVADLEKQGFEVAR from the coding sequence ATGCCGTACACGAAGCGCCGCCGCCTGGTGACTTCCGCCGTCGCCGTCGCCCTCGGGGCGAGCACCCTCGCCGCCTGCGGCTCGTCCGACGACGGCGGCGACGCCCAGTCGGGTCCGGTCTCGCTGACGTACTGGACCTGGACGCCCGGCATGGACAAGGTCGTCGACCTGTGGAACAAGGGGCCGGGCAAGGAGCAGCAGATCACCGTCACGGTGAAGAAGCAGGCGTCCGGCGACACGCTGGTCACCAAGATCCTCACCGCACACAAGGCCGGCCAGGCGCCGGATCTGGTGCAGGCCGAGTACCAGGCGCTGCCCACGCTGGTCAGCAACGACGCGCTCGCCGACATATCCGGTGAGGTCGACGACGTGAAGGGCAAGTTCGCCGACGGCGTCTGGCAGCAGACGACGCTGGGCACGGACGCCGTCTACGCCGTGCCGCAGGACATCGGTCCGATGATGTTCTACTACCGCGAGGACCTGTTCGAGCAGTACGGACTCGATGTCCCGGCCACCTGGGAGGAGTTCGCCCGGACCGCGCGCGAGCTGAAGAAGGCCGCTCCCGACAAGGACCTCACCACCTTCTCCGCCAACGACTCCGGCCTCTTCGCCGGGCTCGCCCAGCAGGCCGGCGCGCGGTGGTGGACGACCGAGGGCCAGAAGTGGAAGGTCGGCATCGACGACGAGGCGACCAGGAAGGTCGCCGACTTCTGGGGCGGTCTCGTCGAGGAGGGCGCCATCGACAACCAGCCGATGTACACCCCCGCCTGGAACAAGGCGCTGAACACCGGCAAGCATATCGCCTGGGTCAGCGCGGTGTGGGCGCCCGGCACGCTGACCACGGCCGCGCCGGACACCAAGGGCAAGTGGGCCATGGCCCCGCTCCCCCAGTGGTCCGGGAGCGAGAACCGCACCGGCAGCTGGGGCGGTTCCTCCACCGCGGTGACCACCGACTCCGACCACCGGGAAGCCGCCGCGAAGTTCGCCGAGTGGCTGAACACCGACGCCGACGCGCTGGGCGCGCTGGCCAAGGAGGGCGGCATCTACCCGGCGTCCACCTCGGCCCAGCTCAGCGGCGCCTTCGCCCAGCCGCCGGAGTTCTTCGCCAACCAGCCCGACTTCTACACCAAGGCCGCCGTCATCGCGAAGACGACGACGCCCTCGGCCTGGGGCCCCAACGTCAACGTCGCCTACACCTCCTTCAAGGACGCCTTCGGCGCCGCCGCCAAGAACAAGTCGGACTTCTCCGCCGCCCTTCGCACCATGCAGGAGGAGACGGTCGCCGACCTGGAGAAGCAGGGCTTCGAGGTCGCGCGGTGA
- a CDS encoding zinc-binding dehydrogenase translates to MQRLIPTGEAARPVAFAEAPQPVPEPGEVLIKVEAFAPNRGETFLLEQPRPELLPGKDIAGLVVQAAADGSGPGIGTRVVGHPAQGGWAEYAAVPTHSLAVLPDSIDSARAAALPLAGITALRLLRTTGSLAGRRVLLTGASGGVGHFVAELAVGAGAELTAVTATPTRGARLSELGADVVHEVAAAHGPFDAVLESTGGPDLAIALSKVRPGGTLVWFGQASRTPVCLDFFQLLRGPERVTIQHFHYAGAPYGSDLAALVRLVEQDRLHPEIDRIADWGKTAETLVDLRERRIRGKAVLLTGGTR, encoded by the coding sequence ATGCAGAGACTGATTCCCACGGGAGAAGCGGCGCGCCCGGTCGCTTTCGCCGAGGCTCCCCAGCCCGTGCCGGAGCCCGGTGAGGTACTGATCAAAGTCGAGGCGTTCGCACCGAACCGGGGCGAGACATTCCTTCTTGAACAGCCCCGGCCGGAGCTGCTGCCCGGCAAAGACATCGCAGGTCTGGTCGTGCAGGCGGCAGCCGACGGCTCCGGCCCAGGTATCGGCACCCGCGTGGTCGGGCACCCGGCCCAGGGCGGCTGGGCCGAGTACGCCGCGGTGCCCACGCACTCCCTCGCAGTACTCCCCGACAGCATCGACAGCGCACGGGCCGCGGCCCTGCCCCTGGCCGGGATCACCGCCCTGCGGCTGCTGCGTACGACCGGTTCCCTGGCCGGTCGACGGGTGTTGCTGACCGGTGCCTCGGGTGGCGTCGGCCACTTCGTCGCCGAACTGGCCGTTGGGGCCGGAGCCGAGCTGACCGCGGTGACGGCCACGCCGACGCGCGGCGCGCGGCTCTCGGAGCTGGGCGCCGACGTGGTGCACGAGGTGGCGGCGGCCCATGGCCCGTTCGATGCCGTACTGGAGTCCACGGGCGGGCCGGATCTGGCGATCGCCCTGTCGAAGGTGCGCCCGGGCGGCACGCTCGTCTGGTTCGGCCAGGCGAGCCGCACCCCTGTGTGCCTCGACTTCTTCCAACTCCTCCGAGGGCCCGAGCGCGTCACGATCCAGCACTTCCACTACGCCGGCGCCCCGTACGGCTCCGATCTCGCGGCACTGGTGCGCCTCGTGGAACAGGACCGGCTGCACCCGGAGATCGACCGCATCGCCGACTGGGGGAAGACCGCCGAAACCCTGGTCGATCTGCGAGAGCGCCGGATACGCGGCAAAGCCGTCCTGCTGACCGGAGGAACACGGTGA
- a CDS encoding carbohydrate ABC transporter permease, whose translation MSTLAVRKTRPAAGTTPGTAQGPPRRRRTALVPTLTLALGALYCLLPVVWVVVAATKSGSELFSTFTFLPGTGFTDNVGDLSAYRDGVYWRWMANSALYAGLGALLSTAVSAVSGYALATYRFRGREALFNVLLAGVLMPPVILAVPQYLLLAEAGMTDSYLSVLLPQVLSPYGVYLARIYAAATVPADVVEAGRMDGAGEWRIFIRIALPMMVPGLVTVFLFQFVAVWNNFLLPYIMLSDDEKFPITLGLHTLLEQGASTPALYTLVITGAFLAVLPLVALFLVVQRFWSLDLLSGAVKS comes from the coding sequence ATGAGCACCCTCGCCGTCCGCAAGACCCGCCCGGCCGCCGGCACCACGCCCGGCACCGCCCAGGGGCCGCCGCGCCGCCGCCGGACGGCGCTGGTCCCGACGCTCACCCTGGCCCTCGGCGCGCTCTACTGCCTGCTGCCGGTGGTCTGGGTGGTCGTCGCCGCCACCAAGTCGGGCAGCGAACTGTTCTCCACCTTCACTTTCCTGCCGGGCACGGGCTTCACCGACAACGTGGGCGACCTGAGCGCCTACCGCGACGGGGTCTACTGGCGGTGGATGGCCAACTCGGCCCTGTACGCCGGTCTCGGCGCCCTGCTGTCCACGGCCGTGTCGGCGGTCAGCGGCTACGCGCTGGCGACCTACCGCTTCCGCGGCCGGGAGGCGCTCTTCAACGTGCTCCTCGCCGGTGTGCTGATGCCGCCGGTCATCCTCGCGGTGCCGCAGTACCTGCTGCTGGCCGAGGCGGGCATGACGGACTCGTACCTGTCCGTGCTGCTCCCGCAGGTCCTGTCCCCGTACGGCGTCTACCTGGCCCGGATCTACGCCGCGGCGACCGTGCCCGCCGACGTGGTGGAGGCCGGGCGGATGGACGGGGCGGGCGAGTGGCGGATCTTCATCCGCATCGCGCTGCCGATGATGGTGCCGGGGCTGGTGACGGTGTTCCTCTTCCAGTTCGTGGCCGTGTGGAACAACTTCCTGCTGCCGTACATCATGCTCAGCGACGACGAGAAGTTCCCGATCACGCTCGGCCTGCACACGCTGCTGGAGCAGGGCGCGAGCACCCCGGCGCTCTATACGCTGGTGATCACCGGTGCCTTCCTCGCCGTGCTGCCGCTGGTCGCCCTGTTCCTCGTCGTCCAGCGCTTCTGGAGCCTCGACCTGCTCTCCGGGGCCGTAAAGTCATGA
- a CDS encoding FG-GAP-like repeat-containing protein, with the protein MWTTSAAAALATLLTTAPAHALHGADAPAGLGFTAKINVGEQAACTGTLVSPRWVLTAASCFAPDGKPAAGKPAVSTTVTVGRTDLTQTTVGATRAAVELVPHPDRDLVLVKLQTGVAGVKPVALAATPVAAQESVQAVGFGRTRTTWVPDKLHTASFTAAGDGSADVALTATGDAVVCQGDAGGPVLREAGGTRELVAVTSRSWQGGCLGMPSTETRTGAIATRVDDVRSWITGTVSLVPGDLSGDNKPDLVAVDNLGKLYLYPGTGTGGLGTRTLIGTGGWSGASVTHRGDWTGDGMEDIVARVGSELRVYPNRGDGSLATPIRIGTGLPANAQVVGVGDATLDGQPDLAVSYNDKLYMYAGVSSPTPSVAAPVQIGNGGWGVMSLTAPGDADRDGRVDLLARDSRDGILYIYLGQANGTFSDRTEYGHSYTVSWRPLIAGAADANRDGVADMWTTAADGTLKFYKGGTSIHGPVDGPSVQVGNGGWNAMRSIS; encoded by the coding sequence ATGTGGACCACGAGCGCCGCCGCGGCGCTCGCCACACTGCTGACGACCGCTCCCGCGCACGCCCTGCATGGCGCCGATGCCCCCGCCGGGCTCGGCTTCACCGCGAAGATCAACGTCGGGGAGCAGGCCGCCTGCACCGGCACACTGGTCTCGCCCCGGTGGGTGCTGACTGCTGCCTCCTGCTTCGCCCCGGACGGTAAGCCCGCCGCCGGCAAGCCCGCCGTCAGCACCACCGTCACCGTGGGCCGCACCGACCTGACCCAGACCACGGTCGGGGCCACTCGGGCGGCGGTCGAACTCGTCCCGCACCCCGACCGGGACCTGGTCCTGGTGAAGCTGCAGACCGGTGTCGCAGGTGTGAAGCCGGTCGCCCTGGCCGCCACGCCGGTGGCGGCCCAAGAGAGCGTCCAGGCAGTCGGCTTCGGCCGCACCAGGACGACGTGGGTCCCCGACAAGCTCCACACCGCTTCGTTCACGGCAGCAGGCGACGGTTCGGCCGACGTCGCTCTGACGGCCACCGGCGACGCGGTCGTCTGCCAGGGAGACGCAGGCGGACCCGTCCTGCGAGAGGCGGGCGGGACGCGGGAGCTGGTCGCCGTCACCAGCAGGTCGTGGCAGGGCGGATGCCTCGGCATGCCGTCCACGGAAACCCGGACGGGGGCCATCGCGACCCGCGTCGACGACGTGCGGTCCTGGATCACCGGCACCGTGTCCCTCGTTCCGGGCGACCTGAGCGGCGACAACAAGCCCGACCTCGTCGCGGTCGACAACCTCGGCAAGCTGTACCTCTACCCCGGTACGGGCACCGGCGGTCTCGGCACACGCACCCTCATCGGGACGGGCGGATGGTCGGGCGCCTCCGTCACCCATCGAGGTGACTGGACCGGGGACGGCATGGAGGACATCGTCGCCCGCGTCGGCAGCGAGCTGCGCGTCTACCCCAACCGCGGCGACGGCTCGCTCGCCACACCGATCAGGATCGGCACCGGACTTCCCGCGAACGCCCAGGTCGTCGGCGTCGGTGACGCCACCCTGGACGGACAGCCCGACCTCGCCGTCTCGTACAACGACAAGCTGTACATGTACGCGGGCGTCAGCAGTCCCACCCCGTCCGTGGCCGCACCCGTCCAGATCGGCAACGGTGGCTGGGGGGTCATGAGCCTGACCGCACCCGGCGACGCCGACCGGGACGGACGGGTCGACCTGCTCGCCCGGGACTCCCGTGACGGCATCCTGTACATCTACCTCGGACAGGCCAACGGAACGTTCAGCGACCGGACCGAGTACGGCCATTCGTACACCGTCAGCTGGCGGCCCCTGATCGCCGGAGCCGCCGACGCCAACCGCGACGGCGTCGCCGACATGTGGACCACCGCGGCGGACGGCACCCTGAAGTTCTACAAGGGCGGGACCTCGATCCACGGCCCGGTCGACGGGCCGAGCGTTCAGGTCGGCAACGGCGGCTGGAACGCCATGAGGTCCATCAGCTGA
- a CDS encoding LacI family DNA-binding transcriptional regulator — MTMSNTGGRRRPPTIHDVAREAGVSRGTVSRVLNGGHYVSPAAEEAVNAAIRKTGYVVNRHARSLITGRSDSVGFLLTEPQERFFEDPNFNVLLRGCTQALAAHDVPLLLMLAGTKDERRRITRYITAGHVDGVLLVSSHSGDPVAEELRAAGVPLVACGKPIGLGAKVSYVAADDRDGAREMVRHLLSLGRRRVGVVTGPLDTPGGVERLAGYKEELAEAGVAFDERLVVSGDYSRASGEAGAERLLARAPDVDAVFVASDLMAQGVLAALQRAGRRVPEDVAVGGFDDSPAAVAASPQLTTIRQPWDRISAEMVRVLLAQIGGEDPAAVILPTELVRRASA, encoded by the coding sequence ATGACCATGAGCAACACGGGGGGCCGGCGCCGACCGCCCACGATCCACGACGTGGCACGCGAGGCCGGGGTCTCGCGGGGCACGGTGTCACGGGTGCTCAACGGCGGGCACTACGTCAGTCCGGCCGCGGAGGAGGCCGTCAACGCGGCCATCCGCAAGACGGGTTACGTCGTCAACCGGCACGCCCGGTCGCTGATCACCGGGCGTTCCGACTCGGTGGGCTTCCTGCTCACCGAGCCGCAGGAGCGGTTCTTCGAGGACCCCAACTTCAACGTCCTGCTGCGCGGCTGCACCCAGGCGCTGGCCGCGCACGACGTCCCGCTGCTGCTGATGCTGGCCGGGACGAAGGACGAACGGCGGCGCATCACGCGGTACATCACGGCGGGGCACGTCGACGGGGTGCTGCTGGTGTCCAGCCACTCCGGGGACCCGGTCGCCGAGGAGCTGCGTGCGGCGGGGGTGCCCCTGGTCGCGTGCGGCAAGCCGATCGGGCTGGGGGCGAAGGTGAGTTACGTGGCCGCCGACGACCGGGACGGCGCCCGGGAGATGGTCCGCCACCTGCTGTCGCTGGGGCGTCGGCGGGTGGGGGTGGTGACCGGGCCGCTGGACACCCCGGGCGGTGTGGAGCGGCTGGCCGGCTACAAGGAGGAGCTGGCGGAGGCGGGCGTCGCCTTCGACGAGCGGCTGGTGGTGTCCGGCGACTACAGCCGGGCCAGCGGCGAGGCGGGCGCCGAGCGGCTGCTGGCGCGGGCCCCGGACGTGGACGCGGTCTTCGTCGCCTCCGACCTGATGGCGCAGGGGGTGCTGGCCGCGTTGCAGCGGGCCGGGCGGCGGGTGCCCGAGGACGTGGCGGTGGGCGGCTTCGACGACTCTCCGGCCGCGGTCGCCGCCAGCCCGCAGCTGACCACCATCCGGCAGCCGTGGGACCGCATCAGCGCGGAGATGGTCCGGGTGCTGCTGGCCCAGATCGGCGGCGAGGACCCGGCCGCGGTGATCCTGCCGACGGAACTGGTGCGGCGGGCCTCGGCCTGA
- a CDS encoding sigma factor, translated as MTGLAEVFREEWSGVLASLVGFLGDFDLAEEVTQDAFAAAAERWPVSGTPANPREWLVTTTRHRAIDRGPPRYDDAVAGGLLRRPQHAHAGRSRRETVRCRPLQTVSAHRALS; from the coding sequence CTGACCGGGCTGGCGGAGGTCTTCCGGGAGGAGTGGAGCGGGGTACTGGCCTCTCTGGTCGGGTTCCTCGGTGACTTCGACCTGGCTGAGGAAGTGACGCAGGACGCGTTCGCGGCCGCGGCGGAGCGCTGGCCGGTCTCCGGGACCCCGGCCAATCCTCGGGAGTGGCTGGTCACCACCACCCGCCACCGGGCGATCGACCGGGGGCCGCCGAGATACGACGATGCCGTAGCGGGCGGACTCCTTCGCCGACCGCAGCACGCGCATGCCGGCAGGAGTCGCCGTGAGACCGTCCGATGCCGGCCGCTTCAGACTGTCTCCGCGCATCGAGCGCTGAGCTGA
- a CDS encoding alanine/glycine:cation symporter family protein: MSTLETWVVDLNDVFWTYLLIPLVAVVGVWFTLRSKGVQIRLIPEMFRVFKDKPQSGVSPFGAFTISAAARIGTGNIAGVATAITMGGPGAVFWMWMMALIGGASAFVESVLAQLYKVRDTEPGTYRGGPAYYMQKALGMRWLGVVFAVLITLTFGFVLTAVQSNTITVATKGSFGSDASWFDPALGIVLAVLLALAVFFGVKRLTAVTKVIIPVMAGLYLLVGLVIVLLNLGSVPSMLGDIIGGAFGFREVAGGAVGTAILQGVRRGMFSNEAGMGSAPNAAASAETTHPVKQGLVQTLGVYFDTLVICTMTAFVILSANPTLGERGGADVTQSAFTSSLGDWAGHLLTLVVFMVAFSSMIGNYYYGESNIQFITRSKSVMNSYRAVVIACAVLGAIGSVPLVWSLADVTMGAMVLVNLIAIVPLGAVAFRLLDDYMAQRGQGLDPVFRKDQVPGLRGEVECWGSSDEDSFPQERTPVGSH; this comes from the coding sequence ATGAGCACGTTGGAAACCTGGGTCGTCGACCTCAACGACGTCTTCTGGACATATCTGCTGATCCCGCTGGTCGCCGTAGTCGGCGTCTGGTTCACATTGCGTTCGAAGGGCGTGCAGATCCGCTTGATCCCGGAGATGTTCCGGGTCTTCAAGGACAAGCCGCAGTCCGGCGTCAGCCCCTTCGGCGCCTTCACCATCTCCGCCGCCGCGCGGATCGGCACCGGCAACATCGCCGGCGTGGCCACCGCGATCACCATGGGCGGCCCCGGAGCCGTCTTCTGGATGTGGATGATGGCTCTGATCGGCGGTGCCTCGGCGTTCGTCGAGTCGGTCCTGGCGCAGTTGTACAAGGTGCGCGACACCGAACCCGGTACATACCGCGGTGGCCCGGCCTACTACATGCAGAAGGCGCTCGGAATGCGCTGGCTCGGCGTGGTCTTCGCCGTGCTGATCACGCTGACGTTCGGGTTCGTGCTGACCGCGGTGCAGTCCAACACCATCACGGTGGCGACGAAGGGCTCCTTCGGCTCGGACGCCTCCTGGTTCGACCCCGCCCTCGGCATTGTGCTCGCCGTGCTGCTCGCACTGGCGGTGTTCTTCGGGGTGAAGCGCCTGACTGCCGTCACCAAGGTCATCATCCCGGTGATGGCCGGGCTCTACCTGCTGGTCGGTCTGGTCATCGTGCTCCTCAACCTGGGCAGCGTGCCGAGCATGCTCGGCGACATCATCGGCGGGGCCTTCGGCTTCCGCGAGGTCGCGGGGGGCGCCGTGGGTACGGCGATCCTGCAGGGCGTGCGGCGCGGCATGTTCTCCAACGAGGCGGGCATGGGTTCCGCCCCGAACGCCGCCGCGTCCGCGGAGACCACCCACCCGGTCAAGCAGGGCCTGGTCCAAACCCTCGGTGTCTACTTCGACACCCTGGTCATCTGCACCATGACCGCTTTCGTGATCCTGTCCGCCAACCCGACCCTCGGTGAGCGCGGCGGCGCGGACGTCACGCAGTCCGCCTTCACCAGCTCGCTCGGCGACTGGGCGGGTCACCTGCTGACCCTGGTGGTCTTCATGGTCGCCTTCAGCTCCATGATCGGTAACTACTACTACGGCGAGTCCAACATCCAGTTCATCACACGCAGCAAGAGCGTGATGAACTCGTACCGCGCCGTGGTCATCGCCTGCGCCGTCCTCGGCGCGATCGGCTCCGTGCCGCTGGTCTGGAGCCTCGCGGACGTCACGATGGGCGCGATGGTCCTGGTCAACCTGATCGCGATCGTCCCCCTTGGCGCGGTCGCCTTCCGCCTGCTCGACGACTACATGGCCCAGCGCGGCCAGGGCCTCGACCCGGTCTTCCGGAAGGACCAGGTGCCGGGTCTGCGCGGCGAGGTGGAGTGCTGGGGCTCGTCGGACGAGGACTCCTTCCCGCAGGAGCGGACGCCTGTCGGCTCACACTGA
- a CDS encoding YciI family protein — translation MEVAMQYALMIYSEPGAEETLSDAERAAVLAGYAALADDDRCLDGTWLQPMETATRLRRAGGEVLLSDGPFADTKEVLGGFRLVEAADVDEALELAARVPAVRLGGTVEDRPVKRR, via the coding sequence GTGGAGGTGGCGATGCAGTATGCGCTGATGATCTACTCCGAGCCAGGCGCGGAGGAGACACTGTCCGACGCCGAACGCGCGGCCGTGCTCGCCGGGTACGCGGCCCTGGCCGACGACGACCGGTGCCTCGACGGCACGTGGCTGCAGCCCATGGAGACAGCAACGAGGCTTCGTAGGGCAGGTGGCGAGGTGCTGTTGAGCGACGGCCCGTTCGCGGACACGAAGGAAGTGCTCGGCGGCTTCCGTCTCGTCGAGGCGGCCGATGTCGACGAGGCCCTGGAGCTGGCGGCACGGGTTCCGGCCGTCAGGCTGGGCGGGACCGTGGAGGACAGGCCGGTGAAGAGGCGCTGA
- a CDS encoding carbohydrate ABC transporter permease translates to MLFFALPIGYAVYLSFRKVEVSGLGLGAGARKEVWAGFQNYADALGDSELLDGALRVLGYGCLVVPVMLGLALLFALMLDSDRVRFTPVTRLAIFLPYAIPGVVAALLWGFLYLPDVSPFHFALDRLGLPQPDLLDGGPLYFALANIAVWGGTGFNMIVIYTSLRAIPTEVYEAARLDGASPLQIALRIKIPMVAPSLVLTFFFSIIATLQVFSEPTTLKPLTNSVSTTWSPLMKVYQDAFGKGDIHSAAAQAAIIALVTLVLSFGFLRAANRRNKQEAPR, encoded by the coding sequence ATGCTGTTCTTCGCCCTGCCCATCGGCTACGCGGTGTATCTCAGCTTCCGCAAGGTGGAGGTGTCCGGGCTGGGCCTGGGCGCCGGGGCCCGGAAGGAGGTCTGGGCCGGCTTCCAGAACTACGCCGACGCCCTGGGCGACAGCGAGCTGCTGGACGGGGCACTGCGCGTCCTCGGCTACGGCTGCCTGGTCGTGCCCGTGATGCTGGGCCTGGCCCTGCTGTTCGCCCTGATGCTCGACTCCGACCGGGTGCGGTTCACCCCGGTCACCCGGCTCGCGATCTTCCTGCCGTACGCCATCCCCGGCGTGGTGGCGGCGCTGCTGTGGGGCTTCCTTTACCTGCCGGACGTCAGCCCGTTCCACTTCGCGCTCGACCGGCTGGGACTGCCTCAGCCCGACCTGCTCGACGGCGGTCCGCTCTACTTCGCCCTGGCGAACATCGCCGTGTGGGGCGGCACCGGCTTCAACATGATCGTCATCTACACCTCGCTGCGGGCCATCCCCACCGAGGTGTACGAGGCGGCGAGGCTGGACGGCGCCTCCCCGCTGCAGATCGCCCTGCGGATCAAGATCCCCATGGTGGCTCCGTCGCTGGTGCTGACGTTCTTCTTCTCGATCATCGCCACCCTCCAGGTGTTCAGCGAGCCGACCACCCTCAAGCCCCTGACCAACTCCGTTTCCACGACCTGGAGTCCGCTGATGAAGGTGTACCAGGACGCCTTCGGCAAGGGCGACATCCACTCCGCCGCCGCCCAGGCGGCGATCATCGCGCTCGTCACCCTGGTGCTGTCCTTCGGGTTCCTGCGGGCCGCGAACCGGCGCAACAAGCAGGAGGCACCCCGATGA
- a CDS encoding alpha/beta hydrolase family protein, which produces MSTTEFAAAQWTRAAGAGVDPHEYLRVTAGFTSVADWGPSFLRTGHSYVRRAQDAASPVSAGEHLLMAARWFHLATLAPYAGAHPGAVEADHALSRALTVLEPGARRVSGEGFTGWLRGASDAPGTVVVVPGLDSAKEEFLDLVSALLARGLAVFAMDGPGQGVLAATTTFVSDYERVVGRVIDALGAARIGLVGLSLGGYFAARAAALEPRVAAVATVSGPFRLDWEELPLPVRAIMARRAGGADAARAFAQHVDLAVLAPRIAAPLLVVDGGQDVIPGVTNGEPLARLAPHGTYLPVPHGDHLLGNARPDWLPHLTDHLAHVLTGRPA; this is translated from the coding sequence GTGAGCACCACCGAGTTCGCCGCCGCCCAGTGGACACGCGCCGCCGGTGCGGGCGTGGACCCTCACGAGTACCTGCGCGTCACCGCCGGCTTCACCTCCGTCGCCGACTGGGGGCCGTCGTTCCTGCGCACGGGGCACAGCTACGTCCGGCGGGCACAGGACGCGGCGTCACCTGTCTCAGCCGGTGAGCACCTGTTGATGGCGGCCCGGTGGTTCCATCTGGCCACCCTGGCGCCGTACGCGGGGGCACATCCTGGTGCCGTCGAGGCGGATCACGCCTTGAGCAGAGCTCTCACCGTGCTGGAACCTGGTGCGCGCCGAGTGAGCGGCGAGGGATTCACGGGCTGGCTGCGTGGCGCCTCCGACGCGCCGGGGACCGTGGTCGTCGTCCCCGGACTGGACTCGGCCAAGGAGGAATTCCTCGATCTGGTGTCCGCACTGCTGGCCAGGGGGCTGGCGGTGTTCGCCATGGACGGCCCCGGACAGGGGGTGCTCGCGGCCACGACGACCTTCGTGTCGGACTATGAGCGGGTTGTGGGCCGGGTGATCGATGCCCTTGGCGCCGCGCGCATCGGGCTCGTCGGCCTGAGTCTGGGCGGCTACTTCGCGGCCCGAGCCGCAGCGCTGGAGCCGCGTGTGGCAGCCGTTGCCACGGTCAGCGGTCCCTTCCGCCTCGACTGGGAGGAACTGCCCTTGCCGGTCCGGGCCATCATGGCCCGGCGCGCCGGAGGAGCCGACGCCGCCCGCGCGTTCGCACAGCACGTGGACCTCGCCGTCCTGGCGCCCCGAATCGCTGCCCCACTGCTGGTCGTGGACGGCGGTCAGGACGTCATTCCCGGTGTGACGAACGGCGAGCCGCTGGCCCGTCTGGCGCCGCACGGCACCTACCTGCCCGTTCCACACGGCGACCACCTGCTCGGTAACGCCCGCCCCGACTGGCTGCCCCACCTGACCGACCACCTCGCACATGTCCTGACGGGAAGACCAGCATGA